From the genome of Aquificaceae bacterium:
AAGCTATCAAGGGGTGCATAACCTACGCCAAAAGAAGTATCGTTTGCCAGTGGCACTTCACCTTTTTTCTGAAATCTTTCAAAAAGCTCCACTAAATCTCTACTTCCAGGCTTTATTTTTGTATGTATAACCACATGCCTTTCCACATCCAAGTTCTTTATGTTTTCCCTTAACCATCTTTTTGCACTTTCTACCGCAAGGTCATGAACGTCAAGCCTTTTGCCATCTTTTTCTAATATTGCTCTACCCACAAGGTATATCTCTATGGGTTCTATAACCTCACCACCGCCAAACTCCGCCCTTGCAACACCACCCACAAGAAGTGCCTTATCCACATTATGATGCATAACCGCACCGTATTCTCTCAAATACCACAAGCACAGTTCTCTTGAAAGGTTTTCCGCAAGGTAGTCGCATATGGTATCTGGATGACCTATTCCCTTACGCTCCACTATCTCTGCATCAAGCTCATAGGTTGGTCTAAAGGTCATGGGAGTTATTACTATGTTTGCCACTTGACTACCTCCTTTGAGAATTGCCAACAGAAAAGTATAACATAGTTGGAGTTTAATAGCCCTTTATGATAAGCATTGACAGAGTATTAGAATATGCTTATAATTGAATAACTGACTAAAATCACAAAAGGAGGCGAACCATGAAAAGAGCAGTGCTTGCCTTAACCTTTGGAGCCTTGAGCCTTGTAGGGACAGCCTTTTCTTATGACAAGGAGCTTGCAAAACGTTTCAACGCTATGTTTTCTCAGATGACGCCAGAGGTTCTCAAGCAAAGACCTTGCCAAATAACCACTCAACAGCTTCTCCAGATGATACAAAGAGGCGAAGACTTTGTGATACTTGACGTAAGAACTCCTGCGGAGACGGCAGTGGTAGGACCCACTTGGAAAAATACACTTCGTATACCCATGCACGAACTATTCAAAGAAGAAAACCTAAACAAACTTCCAAAGGACAAGAAAATAGTGGTGGTGTGCCACACAGGAGACAGAGCGGCAGCGGTAGTCACTGCACTTAGAGCCTTAGGTTTTGATAAGGCTTTCCAATTCAGAGGTGGTGTGGCAGAACTTGCAAGGGAGGTGGGAAGAGCTGCAACAGACTACGTAAAGTAAATTCTCTTGGGGGCTACGCCCCCTCTTGAAAAGAGACTATATTTATATTCTATGAAAACCATTTTTAACGAAAATCTCATAAAAAAGTATGACCGTCCTGGTCCAAGATACACAAGCTATCCACCTGCTACAGAGTTTCACGAAGGAGTAAGAGAAGAAGACTACAAGAGAATGCTTCTTCAGAGCAATCTCTCTAAAAGACCCCTTTCTCTGTATTTTCATATACCTTTCTGTGAAAGTGCCTGCTGGTTTTGTGGTTGTAATGTGATAATCTCCCACAGGAAGGATGTTACCAGAAGATACTTGGACTATGTCTACAGAGAAATGGAAATGCTAAAGGACTACCTTGATACTTCAAGACCAGTAGTTCAACTCCATTGGGGTGGTGGCACTCCAAACTTTTTAAGCAACGAGGAGATAAGAGAGTTTTTTGGAAAAATAAGAGAGGTCTTTAATATTTCACCGGATGCGGAAATAAGTGTAGAAATAGACCCCAGATATCTCTCGGAAGGTCAATTGGAAACCCTCAGAGAGGTGGGCTTTAATCGTGTAAGTATGGGACTTCAGGACCTTGACCCAGAGGTTCAAAGAGCTATAAACCGCATACAATCCTACGAGCTTATGCAGAGGGTTATGAAAGACCTAAGAAGTTTGGGCTTTAAGAGCATAAACATAGACCTCATATATGGACTGCCTTACCAAACACCAGAGAAGTTTAGAAAAACCTTGCTTCAAACCATAGAGCTTGACCCAGACAGGACAGCGGTCTTTAACTTTGCCTACGTGCCTTGGCTTAAGCCTTTGCAAAGGAAAATAGACCCCTCCACACTGCCACCACCAGAGGACAAGCTAACCATATTGGAGATGACCATAGACCTTTTCCAAAAGGCAGGTTATGTCTTTATAGGTATGGACCACTTTGCTAAGCCTGAAGATGAGCTGGCTCAAGCCCAAAGAGATGGGACTCTTTGGAGGAACTTCCAAGGCTACACTACCAAGAAAGGTGTAGACCTAATAGGTATAGGTGCAACCTCTATAGGCATGCTCCATGAGGGATATTTCCAGAACTACAAGACCATAAGAGAATATTACCTTGCCCTTGACTCAGGAAAACTACCCACAATGAGAGGCTACATTCTTACAGAAGAGGACTTCATAAGGCGTGAGGTTATAATGGAGCTTATGTGCAATTTCCGTTGTGACTTTGAGAAAATAGACCGGTCTTTTGGTATAAGGTTTGAAGAACACTTTTCTTCAGAGTTAGAGGAGCTCATGGATATGGAAAGGGATGGTCTTTTAAAGATAGAGGACAGAAGTATAAAGGTCTTGCCAGAAGGTAGGCTTTTGATAAGAAACATCGCTATGGTCTTTGACCAGTATATAAAGACAAAAAAGGAGCAGAGGTTTTCCAGGACTATATGAAAGAGGAGCTACTTCGTATAGAAAAACTTTCCAAGGTCTTTACCATTGGTCTATTCTCCAAGAGGTTTATCTGGGCGGTAAAGGAGGTAAGCTTTGAGATAGGATATGGAGAGATATTCTCTCTTGTGGGAGAGTCTGGGTCTGGAAAAAGCACTATTGGTAAAGTTATTCTTAGGCTTGAAAAACCAACCTCGGGAAGAGTTCTTTTTGAAGGTAAAGACCCCTTCCAAATGGGAAAAGAATACACAAGGCTTGTTTCAGTGGTTTTCCAAGACCCAAGGAGCTCTCTAAACCCGCGCATGAAAGTGGGAGAGATAGTGCAAGAGCCACTGCTCGTTCACAAAGAAAAAGACAGAAAAGAGAAGGTGCTTCAGGCTTTGCTTATGGCAGGGCTTGAGGAGAGTTTTCTGGAAAGAAGACCAGAAGAGCTCTCTGGAGGTCAAAGACAAAGGGTAGCCATAGCACGAGCTATAGTCCTAAAACCCAAGCTCATAGTGGCAGATGAGCCTACCTCAGCCCTTGATATGAGCTACAGGGCAGGCATATTAGAGCTTTTTCTCAAGCTAAAGGAAGAAGGTATAAGCACTCTGCTTATAACCCACGATATAAGGGCGGTTGAAAAGGTTTCTGATAGAGTGGGCGTTCTATACAGAGGAAAACTTGTAGAGCTTGGTCTATCAAAGGATGTGCTCAAGAATCCTCTGCATCCCTACACTCAGTATCTTTTAGGCACAGTTCCTGCAAGGCATCCTTCTCAGAGAAAGGAGTTCATTGAAGATTTTGTAGAAGAAAGCCTGCCAAGCCCTTGCCCCTTCTTCTCCCAGTGCAAGTATAGAATAAAAGAATGTGAGCAGGAAGTTAGGGAGGTAAACCAGAATGGACGGCTCGTCTCATGCAATCTATACTGAGGTGCTCATCTTTTTCTTCCTACTATTTATGTCTGGTTTTTTTAGCTCCTCAGAGGTGGTCTTTTTTGGTGCAAACAGGTATCTTCTCAAACTCAAGGAAAGGAAAAGGATATATAGGGCTCTTTTAAAGCTCCTTTCAAAACCCAGAGAGGTGCTCCTTACTATCCTGCTTGGAAACGAGCTGGTAAACATACTCATATCCTCGTATGGGACAAAGCTGTTTGTAGACCTTATGGGTCCAAAGGGTGCAGGCTTTGCGGTTATTTTCTCAAGCGTGCTGATATTTGTCTTTGGTGAGGTGCTTCCAAAAAACACAGTTCTACCCTTTGCCACAAGGCTTGCTCCTATATACTATGTGCCTTTTATCCTTGTTCATGGACTTATGAAACCAATTCGCACAGTGCTTATAGGACCAGTTAGCAAACTTATAGGTCTTGTGGAGGTGGAAGAAAAGGGCAAAGACTCCAAGGATACATTTATGGAGTTGCTTGAAAGGGGTATATCCCTTGGATATTTTGATAAGAAGGATTTGGAAGTTGTGGAAAGGGCTATAAACCTAAAGGATACCACGGTAAAGGAGATTATGACCCCAAGACCAGACATATTTATGTTGCCAGAAGATAGCCTCTTGGAAGAGGTTATTGAGGAGATAATCCAGAGAAAGCACAGTAAAATACCGCTTTTTTCAAAAAGCCCCGACAACGTGGTAGGCATGCTATACGTAAAGGACCTTGTTCCCATCTCAAAGAACCTAAAGAGACCTCTAAAGGACTTCAAAAGAGAGGCATTGTTTGTGCCAGAGATACTTAGCATAACAGAACTTATAAAGGAGATGAGGTCTCATGGAACTCAAACTGCCCTTGTGGTGGGAGAACACGGAGAAATATCTGGTCTTGTAAGCGTATATGACATAATGAAATATCTCTTTGGAGATGTGCCAGAAAGCTGGGAAGAGGATATAGTGAAGGTTTCCAAAGATACATACATGGTAAGCGGGTGGGTAGATGTGGAAACGGTGGCAAAAAGAATAGGATTTAGATTGCCAGAAGACTATGAATACGATACAATAGGTGGCTTTGTAATGGCAAAACTTTCAAAAGTTCCAGAAGAAGGAGATGAGTTTTTCTACGATGGGTTCAAGTTTGTGGTGGATAAAATGGAAGGCAACAGAATTGTGAGCGTTTTTATAACCGCAAAACAGGAGGAAAAAGTTGAAAGATAAGCCCATAAGGGTTTTGCCACAGGTAAGGACAAGCCTGCTATTGAAAATAGAAAACAGCCTTGAATTGCTTTTGAAAACCTCAGAAGAGCTTCTGCAAGAGCTTGAACTAAAACAAGAAGAAAACCCTCAAATAAAGCTAACACTAAAGACAAGACCAAGATGGTTTTATCAGGAATACGCAGAGCATCAGCCTATATTTACACAAAGTGAAATAAGTAAGGTTGAAGAACAAGTAAGATATGAGTTTGATGGTCTTGACCTTGACATAGCCCTTGAGATAATATCTGGACTTAACCACAAGGGATTTTTCCTCGGAGACATAGGAGAAATAGCCAAACATTACGGAGTTAGCCCTGAGTATGTGGAGGAGATAAGAGAGTTTATAATGAAAGAGATTGAACCTTTGGGTGTTGCCAGTAAAAACCTTGAAGAGTTTATACTTGTCCAACTTGAAGAGCTATACCCCAAGGAGGAAGAGCTTCATAGAGAAGTCCTAAGGGTGCTAAAGGGCAAAAGTAGAGACCTAAGGGCAAGAGAAGTCTTGTCAAAGCTAAAACTTAGTCCTTTTGAGGGCACTCAAGTGGCGTATAAAAGCGGTAGTGTGGATGTGGTCTTTGAATACGATGGAAGTCAGTGGTATGTTTTTCTTATGGAAGACTTCTGGGATGTGGAGGCGGTAGGGAGTCTAAAGCCTATAACTTTTATATTGGAAATGAGAAGGAGGGTTATGCGTGTGGTTGGAGACCTAATTTTGGAAAGACAGGCAGGCTTTATGCTTGGGAAAGAGCCACTAAAGAGCTTAACTCTTAGTGAAGTAGCTCAAAGGGCAGAGGTTAGCCTCTCAACGGTAAGCAGGATAGTTAGCAGAAAGTATGCAAAAACTCCCATAGGAGTGTTCCCTCTTAGGTCCTTTTTCCTAAGGGAGACAAAGGAAGGCTATAGCAAAGAAGAGATAATGAAAGCCATAAAGGAGATACTTCAATCTGAAAAGTGCAGGCTTTCTGACCAAGAGATTTCAAAGCTACTAAAAGATAGAGGCATACACATAGCAAGAAGGACTGTAAACAAATACAGAAGAATCCTTGAGGGCAGGTCATGAAAAGGATAGAAAAAGTCCAGGAGCTTTTGAAAAAGCATAAACTTGACGCTTTTGTTTTTAGTTCGCAGGCTAACGTTTTCTATCTCTCTGGCTTTAGGTCAAGCCATGCCTATGTGGTCATTACAAGGGACTCTTATCATCTTTTGACCGATGGCAGGTATTACGAGAAAGCCAGGTCTACTCTAAAAGACTGGGATGTGGTGCTCATTAAAGAAAATGCCATAAGGGTTATAAAGAACTTCCTAAAAAGACTAAAAGTTTCCAAGGTGGGCTATGAAGAGGATAGGGTGAGTTGTGAGTTTAGGAAGGCTCTAAAGGGTAGCTTTATATGGAAGGGTGTTTCGGGCATTCTAAAGGAAATGAGGGCTATAAAGGATGAGGAAGAGCTAAGGATAATGAAGGAAGGGGTGAAAATTAGCGACAAGATATACGAAAGGCTTTTGCATGAGCTAAGAGAAGGAATGACTGAGCTTGAGGTAAGGTCTTGGCTTGTGGGGGAGTTTTTCAGGGCAGGGGCAAGCGGTGAGAGCTTTCCTGCCATAGTGGCAAGTGGTAAGGGCTCTGCTATACCCCACTACGAGACCTCTCAAAAGACTATAAAACACGGTGAGCCAATTCTCATAGACATGGGACTTTTGTGGAAAGGCTATTGCACGGACTTCACAAGAACAATCTTTTTGGGAAAGACGGATAGCGAGTTTAAGAAGGTTTACACTGTGGTAAGGGATGCTCATCTCCTTGCACTTGAGAAGATAAAAGTAGGAAGGAAACTGGGAGAGATTGACAAGACCGCAAGGGAATACATAAGAAAGAAGGGTTTTGGCAAATTCTTTAACCATTCTCTTGGACACGGTGTGGGTGTTGAAATACATGAATATCCAAGGGTTTATTACAAGGGCAAAGACAAGGATGTGAAGATAGAAGAGGGGATGGTTTTTACTGTAGAGCCGGGCATATACCTTCCTGGAAAGTTTGGCGTAAGGCTTGAGAATATAGTGGTTGTAAAGGGTGGATATGCAGAGCCCTTATCGGAAATACCTCTTGACTTGGTGGAGTTGTGATGTTATAATAATATATCCCTACGCGGGGTGGAGCAGCCTGGTAGCTCGTCGGGCTCATAACCCGAAGGTCGGAGGTTCAAATCCTCCCCCCGCAAGTTAAAAACCTTGTGTATAAACTGTCCAGAGATTTCCACATAGCTTTCTAAAATTCAGGCTCTAAAGGTATGCCTGTTTTCTTGCCTGTGGTTTTGAATGTCTTTAGGGTTTGTCTTTTGGATTGGTAAAGACGTAGCCTATGCGGAGTTCAATGGCTTGCTTTTCCAGTGGAAGCCTTGCTGTTTCATTATTCTTGGCATTAGTTATAGCTATAGTGCCGTACCTATAGACTGCAAACTCCACTGCAGGTCTTGGCGACTAGTCTTTGAAAGCGTTGACAAACGAAGATAAATGTTGTGTATTATTCCGTAGTTTTTAAAGCAGGGTGCGGAAGGGGAATACCGATAAAGGCTTGCCTAACCGTGTTAGGTGAGGTTGGTGTTTACACTGCACTCTGCAAGCCCTTATCAAGTGGATATAAAAAGCCTGCTTGATGAGCGGTATTAGTGCGGTTGGAGTAAGGCTACTTTCGTTGGTGAGCCCCTAAACCCGAGGTGTGGATAAATGTCCACAAAAGGGATATTTGTTCATGCTAAGGGATACTCTCCAGAGTATAGCTTTAGAGTTTTGGCTTTCATGAGGATTGCTCTGAGAATGTTAAGCTCTAAGTTTATTGTGTTGGGCTTTAGCTATGCAGTT
Proteins encoded in this window:
- the hemN gene encoding oxygen-independent coproporphyrinogen III oxidase yields the protein MKTIFNENLIKKYDRPGPRYTSYPPATEFHEGVREEDYKRMLLQSNLSKRPLSLYFHIPFCESACWFCGCNVIISHRKDVTRRYLDYVYREMEMLKDYLDTSRPVVQLHWGGGTPNFLSNEEIREFFGKIREVFNISPDAEISVEIDPRYLSEGQLETLREVGFNRVSMGLQDLDPEVQRAINRIQSYELMQRVMKDLRSLGFKSINIDLIYGLPYQTPEKFRKTLLQTIELDPDRTAVFNFAYVPWLKPLQRKIDPSTLPPPEDKLTILEMTIDLFQKAGYVFIGMDHFAKPEDELAQAQRDGTLWRNFQGYTTKKGVDLIGIGATSIGMLHEGYFQNYKTIREYYLALDSGKLPTMRGYILTEEDFIRREVIMELMCNFRCDFEKIDRSFGIRFEEHFSSELEELMDMERDGLLKIEDRSIKVLPEGRLLIRNIAMVFDQYIKTKKEQRFSRTI
- a CDS encoding Xaa-Pro peptidase family protein, which translates into the protein MKRIEKVQELLKKHKLDAFVFSSQANVFYLSGFRSSHAYVVITRDSYHLLTDGRYYEKARSTLKDWDVVLIKENAIRVIKNFLKRLKVSKVGYEEDRVSCEFRKALKGSFIWKGVSGILKEMRAIKDEEELRIMKEGVKISDKIYERLLHELREGMTELEVRSWLVGEFFRAGASGESFPAIVASGKGSAIPHYETSQKTIKHGEPILIDMGLLWKGYCTDFTRTIFLGKTDSEFKKVYTVVRDAHLLALEKIKVGRKLGEIDKTAREYIRKKGFGKFFNHSLGHGVGVEIHEYPRVYYKGKDKDVKIEEGMVFTVEPGIYLPGKFGVRLENIVVVKGGYAEPLSEIPLDLVEL
- a CDS encoding hemolysin family protein, whose product is MDGSSHAIYTEVLIFFFLLFMSGFFSSSEVVFFGANRYLLKLKERKRIYRALLKLLSKPREVLLTILLGNELVNILISSYGTKLFVDLMGPKGAGFAVIFSSVLIFVFGEVLPKNTVLPFATRLAPIYYVPFILVHGLMKPIRTVLIGPVSKLIGLVEVEEKGKDSKDTFMELLERGISLGYFDKKDLEVVERAINLKDTTVKEIMTPRPDIFMLPEDSLLEEVIEEIIQRKHSKIPLFSKSPDNVVGMLYVKDLVPISKNLKRPLKDFKREALFVPEILSITELIKEMRSHGTQTALVVGEHGEISGLVSVYDIMKYLFGDVPESWEEDIVKVSKDTYMVSGWVDVETVAKRIGFRLPEDYEYDTIGGFVMAKLSKVPEEGDEFFYDGFKFVVDKMEGNRIVSVFITAKQEEKVER
- a CDS encoding RNA polymerase subunit sigma-54, with amino-acid sequence MKDKPIRVLPQVRTSLLLKIENSLELLLKTSEELLQELELKQEENPQIKLTLKTRPRWFYQEYAEHQPIFTQSEISKVEEQVRYEFDGLDLDIALEIISGLNHKGFFLGDIGEIAKHYGVSPEYVEEIREFIMKEIEPLGVASKNLEEFILVQLEELYPKEEELHREVLRVLKGKSRDLRAREVLSKLKLSPFEGTQVAYKSGSVDVVFEYDGSQWYVFLMEDFWDVEAVGSLKPITFILEMRRRVMRVVGDLILERQAGFMLGKEPLKSLTLSEVAQRAEVSLSTVSRIVSRKYAKTPIGVFPLRSFFLRETKEGYSKEEIMKAIKEILQSEKCRLSDQEISKLLKDRGIHIARRTVNKYRRILEGRS
- a CDS encoding ABC transporter ATP-binding protein; the protein is MKEELLRIEKLSKVFTIGLFSKRFIWAVKEVSFEIGYGEIFSLVGESGSGKSTIGKVILRLEKPTSGRVLFEGKDPFQMGKEYTRLVSVVFQDPRSSLNPRMKVGEIVQEPLLVHKEKDRKEKVLQALLMAGLEESFLERRPEELSGGQRQRVAIARAIVLKPKLIVADEPTSALDMSYRAGILELFLKLKEEGISTLLITHDIRAVEKVSDRVGVLYRGKLVELGLSKDVLKNPLHPYTQYLLGTVPARHPSQRKEFIEDFVEESLPSPCPFFSQCKYRIKECEQEVREVNQNGRLVSCNLY
- a CDS encoding rhodanese-like domain-containing protein yields the protein MKRAVLALTFGALSLVGTAFSYDKELAKRFNAMFSQMTPEVLKQRPCQITTQQLLQMIQRGEDFVILDVRTPAETAVVGPTWKNTLRIPMHELFKEENLNKLPKDKKIVVVCHTGDRAAAVVTALRALGFDKAFQFRGGVAELAREVGRAATDYVK